Within the Streptomyces sp. R41 genome, the region GCACTAACTTACTCGCATGGTCAGGATGAGTGCAGAAGAGAGGCGCGAGAGCGTCATCCGCGCGGCGATGAGCGAGTTCGCCCGGGGCGGCTACCACGGCACGTCCACCGAGGCGATCGCCAAGCGTGTGGGTGTCTCGCAGCCGTACCTCTTCCGGCTCTTCCCGGGCAAGAAGGCGATCTTCCTCGCGGCGACCGAGCGCTGCATGGAGCTCTTCCGGCGCACCTTCGAGGAGGCCTCGGAGGGACTGGAGGGCGAAGAGGCCCTGCACGCCATGGCCAGGGCGTACATCAAGGTCATCGAGGAGGAGCCGGAGCGGCTGCTCATGCAGATGCAGACGTACGCGGCGGTGGCGGCGGCCGAGGAGGCGGGCGACCGAGAGTTCGGCGAGGCGGTGCGGGCCGGCTGGATGCGGCTCTGGGACACCGTTCACGTGCCCCTTGGGGCGGATGTCGACGAAACCGCGACCTTCATGGCGTACGGCATGCTCGTCAACTGCCTGGTGGCCATGGGGTTCCCGCCCGAGCACCGGGTCTGGGAGGGGCTGTACGCGTCGGCGCGGGTCACGGGTCGGCTGGAGAAGTAGGAGCAGGGAAGGCGGAGATCGGCGCCTTTTCATGGGCGTGAAAGTTAGTCAGCAATAACTAACCATGATCACCATCACGATCACTCCAGGGGGAGCGATGTCACAGCAGGCAGCACGTCGCGGGGGAGCGGCCTGGGCCCTCGTCATCACCAGCGTCGCCGGATTCATGGCGGCTCTCGACAATCTCGTCGTCACCACCGCACTGCCCTCCATCCGAAAGGACCTCGGGGGAGCGCTGGGCGACCTGGAATGGACCGTGAGCGCCTACACGCTCACCTTCGCCGTGTTGCTGATGTTCGGCGCGGCCCTGGGCGACCGGTTCGGGCGCCGTCGGCTCTTCCTCGTCGGACTCACTGTCTTCACAGGCGCGTCCGCCGCCGCGGCCATGGCGCCCGGCATCAACTCCCTGATCGCGGCCCGCGCGGTCCAGGGCGTCGGCGCGGCGATCATGATGCCGCTGACGCTGACCCTGCTGACGGCCGCGGTCCCGGCAGCCAAGCGCGGGCTTGCGTACGGGATCTGGGGCGCCGTGAACGGACTCGCCGTCGCCTCCGGACCCCTCATCGGGGGAAGCCTCACCGAGCATGTGTCCTGGCAGTGGATCTTCTGGCTGAACGTCCCGCTGGGCCTGGCCGTGCTGCCGCTCGCCCGGCTGCGGCTCGCCG harbors:
- a CDS encoding TetR/AcrR family transcriptional regulator yields the protein MVRMSAEERRESVIRAAMSEFARGGYHGTSTEAIAKRVGVSQPYLFRLFPGKKAIFLAATERCMELFRRTFEEASEGLEGEEALHAMARAYIKVIEEEPERLLMQMQTYAAVAAAEEAGDREFGEAVRAGWMRLWDTVHVPLGADVDETATFMAYGMLVNCLVAMGFPPEHRVWEGLYASARVTGRLEK